The genomic interval CCTTTGAGATTAACCACTTTTCTACAGGGACATATTGGCTTGTGCGAGCATCGATGTCAGGATCAAAATGATTATACCGCTCGCAAATCAAATTCTTCAGTAACACACCATATAATTCACGATCCAGCTTGTTTTTGTCGAGATAATCTTCAATTGCATCCTCTTTGATCGTTATCTCAATGGTCTTGGAACGCTTGCCTGGTTTCTGTGGATCGTTCCCGAGTTTCCAATCGATTTGTATTATATGATTATTCTTGGAGAAACGAGAGACAATCCATGCATTCGTTGGGAAAATTGGTTTTATAAGTCTGACCCAGAAGTCCAGCAGATCTTCAGCCATGGTTATTTATCCTTTTCGACTCATGATTCCGGCTCTATTATCTTCATCTCCTTAGTCCATCCGGATTTATCTGTCCGAACGTCTCTACATGAACGTTTGTGTTGGAGTTTGAAGATTATCCTTCCCTGATACTGTCCATCGGGCTCTACTCTGTACCCGAGTATCGTTCCTCCGTAAAAAGAAGGTTCTTGTCTCTTTTTATGAAAATAAATTTCACCCCCAACGAGTTTTTGAGCTTTCGTTTCATCCAGTCTCCACCAACCGCTTTCCCAGACATTATCGTGCAGCTTGGCAAAATTATTCAAAGATTCGATGAGGTGTATATTCATTTTTACCATCCTTTCTTAAAAACATTAATTACAATTCCAAGGCGCCTTAATTTTTGTGTGTTAAAATAAAAAAGCCCTATCTCATTGTAATGGACAGGGCTTCAATAATTTCTTTGATTTTCCCATGCGGGGTTAGGGCGCACCAACTTTTTCAGTAATGTCTATTACATAATCTATGCCATAGGATAGACCCTATTTAAGAAAAGTCAAGACAATTCTCTGCATGCCGGTAATCGCTCAATGGAAGATTGTGTTATTATTGATATTTGACGACTTTGAATAATTAATCGTTGGCGATACAGTAAAGGGGGCTGCGTCCACGTATCATCATGGACGCAGCCTGCTTTAAGAGGTTTTTAGTCTTTGAATATAGCGCCGGTGCTGGCGGAGGTAACCAGTTTGGCATAACGGGCCAGGTAGCCGCTTTGTATTGCCGATGGTTTTGGTTTAAATTTTTCCTGCCTTTTCTTCAATTCGGCCGGGCTGACCTTGAGGGTAATTGTTTTTTTCGGGATATCGATGGCGATAATGTCACCTTCTTTGACAAGACCGATGGGACCTCCCTCTGCCGCTTCCGGAGAGATGTGCCCGATGGCGGCACCGCGAGTGCCGCCGCTGAACCTTCCATCGGTGAGAAGTGACACTGTTGTATCAAGCCCCATCCCGGCGATGGCGGAGGTGGGCGCAAGCATTTCGCGCATACCGGGTCCGCCTTTCGGACCTTCGTAACGAATAACGACGATATCGCCCGGTTTGATCTTCCCACCCAAGATGGCGGCAATGGCATCGTCTTCGGAATCAAAGACACGGGCCTTACCTTCATTGACAAGCATATTTTCTGCGACAGCGGATTGCTTCACCACGGCGCCATCGGGGGCCAGATTTCCCCTGAGGATGGCGATGCCTCCTTCTTTCGAATAGGGTTTGTCAAGCGGCCTGATGACCTCACGGTTTAACACTCCGGCATCCTTTAGATTATCGCCCACCGTTTTCCCTGTAACCGTCATGGCTTTCAGGTCGATGACGCCAAGTTTATTGATGTCCTTCATTACCGCCTGAATTCCACCTGCCATGTCTAAGTCTTCTAAGTGGTGTTGTCCTGCGGGGCTGAGCTTGCAGAGATTCGGGGTTTTTTTACTTATTTCATTAAACAGGTCCAACTCCAGTTTAATCCCCGCTTCGTGGGCAATGGCAGGAATATGCAGGACCGTATTGGTCGAGCATCCCAGGGCCATGTCAACGGCGATGGCGTTTTTAAAAGCCGAAAGTGTGGCGATCTTCCTCGGGCGGATATCTTTCTTGAAGAGTTCCATGACTTTCATGCCGGCCTGCTTTGCCAGACGCCGACGGGCCGCATTGACAGCGGGTATCGTGCCGTTTCCGGGGAGGCCGAGACCGAGGGCCTCGGTGACGCAGTTCATGGAATTCGCCGTGTACATACCGGAACATGAGCCACACCCGGGGCAGGCACAGTCTTCTAAAGACTTCAGCTCCTTCTGTTTCATCCGGCCGGACTTCACCTTTCCGACCCCTTCGAAGACACTGATGAGATCCACCGTTTTTCCGTCCAGCGTTCCTGCCAGCATGGGACCGCCACTGATAAATATGGTAGGGATATTCAGGCGAAGCGCCGCCATCAACATTCCGGGAATGATCTTGTCGCAGTTAGTGACCATCACCAGGCCGTCAAAGGGATGGGCGATAGCCATAACCTCAATAGAATCGGCGATTAACTCCCTGCTGGCGAGAGAGTATTTCATGCCTGTATGTCCCATAGCGATCCCGTCACATACACCGATGACGGGAAATTCAACAGGCGTTCCTCCCGCCATGCGGATGCCGGATTTTACATCTTCCGTAATAATATCAAGATGAATGTGTCCCGGGATGATCTCGTTTGCGGAGTTTACCACGCCGATCAACGGCCGTGCAATTTCTTCATCGGTATACCCCATGGCTTTGAACAGGGATCTGTGTGGCGCCCGCTCCAGCCCCTTTTTCATCAGGTCGCTTCGCATGCTTTCCTCCTTACATTATTTGCGTACCGTGCTGTGTGTTCTATTTCTTTCTATCTTTTACATACGGTTGTAAATGTGCGGCGAAGTAAAAAGCTCCAGAGGCAAGGCGCGCGAATCCTGAGGAATGAGTCGTACTGGGATGTACGTCGCAATGACGAAGGATGAAGCGCAACGCAGCATATGGACTTTTTACAATGCCCGGCGCTATTTTTTTCTCCGTTCCGGTCTTAAGGAGCGGACTAAAGCGCCTGCCTGCCACATCTCGCTGTTTTTCATGGTATCGAGTTCTTTCTGCAGTTTCTCCCGGTAATCGGGCGCAGAGTTTACATCGAGGACGATCGCCGTTTCTTTGCCTGAGGCTACGCTTTCATATAATGTATCAAAAACAGGCGCTACAGCATCACGGAACCTGTTTTTCCAGTCTAAAGCACCCCGTTGGGCAGTTGTACTGCAATTGGCGTACATCCAGTCCATCCCGTTTTGAGCGACGAGCGGCATCAGGCTCTGGGTCAACTCTTCAACGGTTTCATTGAAGGCCTCACTGGGGCTGTGGCCGTGTTTGCGCAGGACATTGTACTGGGCCTCTAAGACGCCGGCCAGGCATCCCATAAGGACGCCACGCTCACCCGTGAGGTCGCTGTAAACCTCTTTTTCAAAGGTGGTGGGGAATAGATATCCCGATCCTATAGCAATACCGACAGCAAGTGTCCTTTCCAGTGCTTTTCCCGTGTAGTCTTGGAAAACGGCGTAGCTGGAATTGATGCCGCTTCCGGCAAGAAAATTGTCGCGCACGGTACGTCCCGCACCTTTTGGCGCAACCAGGATGACATCGATATCGGCTGGAGGAATTACACTAGTCTGGTTTTTATAAACAACGGAGAATCCATGAGAAAAGTAGAGGGCTTTGCCTTTCGTCAGGTGGGGTTTGAGATCCGGCCACATTTCCTTTTGACCTGCATCGGACATCAGATACTGGATGATGGTGCCGCGTTTGGCAGCTTCCATCGGCGGGAAAAGGGTCTCGCCGGGAATAAACCCTTCGTCGATGGCCTTTTGCCAGTTGTATTCTCCTTCACCGACGATACAGCGAATACCGTTATCTTTCATGTTTAAGGCCTGGCCGCGTCCCTGCACACCGTAACCGATGACGGTAACTATTTCATTCTTGAGCACCTGCCGCGCCTTTTCCAGGGTAAACTCCTCCGAGGTTATAACCTCTTCCATGACTCCGCCAATGTTAATTTTAGGCATACACTACATCCTCCTTTTGATTGAAATTTACAAATTATGATTTTATCCCGAAAGATCTATCTTTTCATTCTCATATAAATGGGAACCCAGTATTTTCAAAGAATTCCCACGTTCATGGGAATGACGGAAATAGTACATTTTTCAAGGGTATTAATGTATGAATTGAGAACTTTGAAGAATTGTGCTCCTCGAAATGATTGTGTGGTCAATTTTTCAAAGCTCTCGAACTGTTATTTTCATCGCTCTACGGCTACTGTTCCCGTTCTGGTGAAATCTTCTATTCCCATTGGTTCGAGAACGGACAGCGCATTTTCAATCTCGTCTTTATCGCCTGTCACTTCAAGAATACAGTAATCGGAAGCTGTATGTACTACTTTCCATCTGTAGATGTCAACATTTTGCATGATCTCATCTTTATTCGCCTCGGTCATTTTCATCCTAATCAGGATCAGTTCCCTGCAGGCCGAGCCAATATCTGTTAAATCCTTTACCTCAAGGACATCGACAAGTTTGGTGAGCTGCTTTTCAAGTTTTATAACGGTTTCCCGATTACCGATGGTTGTAATAATGATTTTGGTTAATTCGGGGTTTCTGGTAATGTTTGCCGAGATGCTTTCGATATTAAACCCCCGGCCACTGAAGGTGCCTGCAATCCTGGCCAGAACATCAGGTTTGTTGTTTACCAGGATTGAAATCGTGTTTTCTTTTACTTGCATATCTTTAATTACCTTTCATTTTATTCTTAAGGACTTAGGAAATTGCGCTCTAAAAGGCAATCTACTTGCTGAGTACCATATCTGTCAGCGCTGCTCCCGGTGAAACCATGGGGTACACACCTTCCTCGGGTTCGACATGGAAATCCATTACCACCGTCCTATTCGTATTGAGACCCTGCTTTAATATGGGCTCTACTTCTTCGGGACGTGTTGCCCGCAGTCCGACCGCATCATACGCTTCCGCCAGTTTCACAAAATCAGGGACATTACGTATATTACTATGAGAATACCGCTTCCCATAAAATAATTCCTGCCACTGGCGAACCAGGCCCAGGAAGCCGTTATTTAAGATAACGATTTTAACCGGAAGGTCATAATTAACCGCCGTTGCCAGTTCCTGAATGTTCATTTGTATGCTTCCGTCGCCGGCAATATCCACGACAACCCTGTCAGGGCATGCAACCTGTGCTCCTATTGCTGCCGGGAATCCAAAACCCATTGTGCCCAACCCGCCTGACGAAATGAAGGAATTGGGATAATCAAAGTGATAAAATTGAGCGGCCCACATCTGGTTCTGACCCACCTCAGTCGTGATGATCGCCTTGCCCTCCGTGAGTCGGTACAATGTATCGACGACGTATTGAGGCTTGATTTTGTCAGCCTGGCAATATGTCATGGGTGCGTGCTTTTTCCACTTTCCAATTTGATCGAGCCATGCCTTTGTTTGTGCTTCGGGAATCGCAAAACGATCATCGGCAATCCATGTATTGAGAAGCTGTAATACCGGTTTGCAATCACTCGCGATCGAGTGATGTGTTTTCACAAGTTTATCGATGGATGCCGGGTCAATGTCTATATGAAGGACCTTGGCATGGGGTGCAAAGGCATCGAGCTTTGAGGTAACTCGATCGTCAAACCGCATACCGATGGCGATCAAAAGGTCACAGTGACTGATGGCCATGTTGGCATAGTAGGTGCCGTGCATCCCCGGCATGCCGAGCCATTGAGGGGCTGAAGCGGGGAACCCCCCGAGCCCCATTAATGTTGAGGTAATGGGGATGTTCAGTGTCTGCACAAATGTTCTCAATTCATCCCAGGCCCGCCCCAGCATAACACCGCCACCCGAGATGATAAGCGGTTTTTCTGCTTTCCTGATCATGTCGAGGGCTTTCGCACACTCCGCATCAATAGAAGTCTTTTTACCGTTATTAGGGAGGCTTAAGTTCCAGGATATATCATTCTCTTCTATGAGTGTCCGTGTGATATCTTTGGGAATATCGATCAAGACCGGTCCGGGACGTCCCGATCGGGCAATATGAAAGGCCTCTCTGACGGTTCGGCCCAGGTCTTCAATTCTTCTCACCAGAAAGTTGTGCTTGGTGCATGGTCTTGTAATACCGGTAATATCCACTTCCTGAAAGGCATCACCGCCAATCAGCGATGTCGCTACCTGACCGGTCAGTACGACAACCGGAATGGAATCCAGATAAGCATTGGCAATACCGGTGACCGTGTTGGTTGCTCCGGGTCCCGATGTCACGAGGCAAACACCAACCTTGCCGGAAGCCCTCGCGTACCCGTCGGCTGCGTGTATGGCGCCCTGTTCATGCCGCACTAAAATATTTTTAATGTTGCGTCTGTACAGTTCATCAAAAATATCGAGTACGGCGCCACCCGGAAAACCAAAGATGGTATCGACATTTTCTTTTTCCAAGGCATTAAAAAGGACTTGTGCTCCTGTTACCTTCACTTTTCTGTTCCCCCTTTTTGAATTATGGTATTTCTAAAAATCTTTATTCGGATTTTCTCCAAAAAAAAACCGTTACCTTTGGCTGGTAACGGTTGTCAGTTGCGAAATATGTGCTAAGCGCAAACCATCAGCCAGCCCCCCTATGGCAGGGAATGATTATCCCGATAATTATGGCGATGTTTGCGATACTTAAAGAGTACATGGTATTAATCCATGTGGATATCTCTAACAGTCTCCCTTGATATTGTCAAGCATATTTTGTAAGTTTTTCAGATTTTTCCTTGCGGTCTATTCCGGTGTACAACAATTGACCCGGTTCTGTTTATTTCTTCCACGCCGAAAGATTGAAAATATTTCAAGACTGCTGCCGTTTCGTCCTGAAGACCTGTTATTTCAAGAATGAAATAATCGGGAGCCATGGTGACGATTTTGCAACCAAACATTTCAATTGCCCGCAGGAGCTCGGAATGCATTCCCTCTTTAACAGTAACGCCGATTAACATTAATTCTCTTTGAATATATGCCTGTCCCGAGAGATCGGAGACTGCTATTACATCTACAAGCTTCTCCAACTGTTTTTTTATCTTTTCCGTAAAATCGGGGTCCGATTCACTGGTTAGCGTGATTCTCGAAACTTCGGGGTTCGTTGTTTCCGCCACACAGAGGCTTTTGATGTTGTACCCATGACGGCCAAATACGCCACCTACACGGGAGAGAACGCCCGGTTGATTGTTGACCAGAATGGAAATGGTCTGTTCCTGTTCGCGAACCTTTCTAAACATAGCTTATCCTCCGTAGTGCGTCATTCAATCAGTCAAGCCTCTCATACATCATTTCGATGTTTGAGCAGCCGGGTGGTATAATGGGATAGACGTAGTTTTCCGGATCAACTACAGCTTCCAGGAGAAACGGACCCTCCGAGTTGGCCATCGCTTCGATGCCGGCCATGGGATCTTCCTCAACATTAATCCTGCAACCAGGAATGCCGAAGCCTCGTGCGACAGCAACGAAATCAACGTTACTTCCCAAATCGATGGTATTAAAGCGGTCATTGTAGAAGTGATGCTGGATCTGGCGGATCATTCCCAGGTGGCCGTTATTGATGACGATAATCTTTATCGGCAGATTGTAATAACCGATAGTCGCCAGTTCCTGTATATTCATGAAGAACCCGCCATCACCGGAGATAGACACAACGGCCCTTTCCGGTGCGCCGACTTTGACGCCTATTGACGCAGGCAGGCTGAATCCCATGGTGCCCATCCCTCCGCTGGTAATCAGGCTGCGGGGGCCCCGTGCCTTCCATGTGCGGATTGTCCATATCTGATTCAATCCCACGTCCGCAGTCACCGTCGTTTCCCTGGGCATGGCCTCCTGAACCAGGCGGATAAAATTTCCCGCATGTCCGCAACCGCTATCATCAAGTTTTTGTTCGATCGCATCCCTTTCCATATCGATTCTCTGCAGCCACTCCGATTTTTCCTTCTCATCGATGAGGGGGAGCAGGGCGGTAAGGGTATCATGAATATCTCCGACATAGGGGATATTGATTTTGATGCTCTTGCCGATCGATGTGGGATCGATATCGATCTGGGCGATTTTTGCCAGGGGTGCGAATTCTTCTATTTGCGCAGTACTGCGGTCCGAGAAACGGGTACCCACGGCAAGCATAAAATCGCACTGGTGCACCATTTTGTTTGCCAGCTCGTTCCCGTGAGTTCCGATAAGCCCAAGGTTGTAACCATTTGCGGAATCGACGGAACCGACTCCCATCATTGTCGTTACGAAGGGAATTTTCGCTTTTGCTATAAGCTCACGTATCAGGTGAAATGCATTACTCAATTTGACTCCCCCGCCAATGACGAGGATCGGCCGTTCACTCTGATTCAGGGCCTTAGCAATTTTTTCCAGTTGTTCCGGGTCTTCCACTGCATTGCCGTTCTTCTTCAGTGCCGATTCTGATTTTTCTTCTGCCGGTTCGCATTTCGCTGCCAGAATATCACGGGGGAGATCCACAAGGACGGGCCCCGGTCTCCCGGTCTTGGCGAGTTCAAATGCCTGCCTTAATGTTTGTGCAACATCGTTCACGTCATGCACCTGGTAGCTGTGTTTTGTGATAGGCATGGTAATCCCGATGATATCCGTTTCCTGGAAGGCGTCCTGTCCCAAAAGGCTCGTGCTCACCTGTGCCGTCAGGGCAACCATGGGCGTTGAGTCCATATAGGCCGTGGCGATACCTGTTACCAGATTGGTAGCCCCCGGTCCTGATGTTGCGAGGCACACGCCGACCTTCCCGGTGGCGCGGGCATAACCGTCAGCAGCATGGGCCGCTGCCTGTTCGTGCCGCATGAGATAATGGCGGACCTGGCTGTTCGTCAAACGGTCATGCAAGGGTAGTGTATTCGCCCCCGGGTATCCGAAGATGACATCCACCCCTTCTTCCCTGAGGATTTGTATGATGATATCTGCTCCTATAGTATCCATTTTCTCTTTCCTTCGTACTCCTTAATTCTATGACAATAAAAAAAGCCGCACATTTTACTGAACGGCGGCTTTTTCAAATACAAAAAAAGCCGCGGGGTAGCGGGGCCCGCGGCTCTTTGTTTCTATGTCAGTCCATCACAGAAACCGAGCTGCGGTCCCCCTAAGTACAAGTACTACCACTACGATCAGGATGTTGCTGCTCAGATTGTGACGGGTCATGTATTTACCATTATTCGTGAATTTGCTATTTAGCATATAGTAAAAATTTTATTTGTCAAGAGTTTTTTGAACGACGTATTGAACAGATGATTATTACGACTTTTTGTTTACTTCAAGTTTTAGATCGAACTCATTAACAAGCTATTACAGGGAATAATTCGGTCTTCTATAAAATTTGCAATACATCACGTGGTAATCCTCAGGGCTGATTTCGATTAAAGCCGGATAAGGCTGAACTTTAGAACACCTACGAGTCCCCAGCCTTCAGGTCAGTATTGAAGTGATGATTACGACTTGCTATCTTGCTTTTTTATACCGACTCAAAAAAACAACATAACAGGAAGACATTCACTTTTTTCTTGAACAGAAAAATAAACACTTCAGACTCTTTATGTTTCAACGCGTAATGAATCATTTTGTCCCGTGATTCGGCTTACGACTTCGTATTTAAATGCTGGATATGCTGATTTTGTGCTCCCTGTTGCGTTTTGGATGGCTACCCAATGGTAAAAAAACATTCAGTCTTATATTATCAGTAAGGTATGAGATTGCTTCACTTCGGTCGCAATGACAGAGGGGGTGTTTTTCAAAGGTCTTACAGTATCGAATGAATGTATTTATTCCTTTATCTGTCCGGATTGTTTCTCTATTTTTTTCACAACAGGGGGCTTTTCTTCTTTGTCTTTGTTAGAATTTTGTGCGGCTGGAATTGTTAGCTGAAGCTCGTTGACGTCGATATTTGTTTTAAAGCGGACGCCCTTTCTTCCCAGTCTGTAAAGGGCAAGGCTGGGGCTGTCAGTCCATTCAAGGGTATATTTACAGGCATCAACAATCACGCTTGCGGTATCGACTTTGACCGCCAGAAGGTCATGAAATGTAACCGGATTTACTGAAAATTTTGACCGGCCTTTGTACTCCCGCATGAATTTATAAACTGTATACGTGCCTTTGACCGTCCCGATATCGCCTATTTGATATGTGCTTCCATCCGGAAAAGGAGGGGTGATATTGTCAATATTATTCAGCATAGTGTAATCCAGATCAGCGTTCCTGATAACCGCTGTTAATGTGTATCCGCTGTCTGATAGTGTTATACTGCAACAGGACAGAAAGACGGCAGATATCAGAATGATGAACGAAGCGGGTAATAAAAATTTCTTCATAATGAAAAAATTATACAATCAAGAGATAAAAAATTTTGAATAACGTGGAGTTGCAACTTTGATTTTTCGAAGGTTTTATGTATTCTTAACGGGAGCTATCCGTATTGTTTTTGGTAGGGTCGTCCTGTGTCTCGTCAACCTCCACAGGTACCGCGCCATTTGCGGTCGTACCCTCAAGGAAACTTTCATATATGGTTCCGTAAGTTGACCGCATCGTGGGCATGCCTGTATGTGGGTCTACCTTGATGAACACAATTCCATCCGGAACGGGAAAAATTTCTACGGGCTTGCCGCGCACGGCCTTTTCCATGAAGTAAAGCCATATGGGCGCTGCGGCCCTTCCTCCCACTTCTTGTTTGCCGAGTGATCTTTCCTGGTCAAAACCGACCCACACTCCAGCCACCAGAGAAGGGGTAAAGCCTATAAACCACGCATCTCTCATGTCATCCGTTGTTCCCGTCTTCGCTGCGACGGGCCTGCCGATGCTCTTTACCCGCCTCCCTGTTCCGCTTTCCACAACATCCTGCAGGACATAGGATGAAATGAAGGCTATACGAGGGTCGATAACCTGTTCACTTTTTACCTGGGTCTCTTCAAAGACTTGACCTGTTCGATCAACGATTTTTCTTATGAAAAAGGGAACGACCCGTTTCCCCTGGTTTGCCAGAACACCATAGGCCCTGACCATTTCCTGAAGGGTGACACTGGACGTTCCCAGCGCCATGGTGAGATTTTTTGACAGTGGAGAGTTTATTCCCATATTTGCGGCATATGCAGCGGCGTAATCAACCCCTATCTCCTGAAGAACCTTTATCGTAATGATATTACGCGATTGGACGAGGGCGGTTCTCAGAGTGGTCGGCCCATTAAATTTTCCGTCAAAGTTTTTTGGTTTCCAGAAACCGTCCGGTGATGACCTGTCTTCATAGACAATAGGGGCATCCAGTATCCGTGTCGATGGAGTCATTCCCTTGTCGAAAGCGGCTGTGTAGATAAATGGCTTAAAAGATGATCCCGGCTGTCTCTTTGATTGGGTTGCGCGGTTGAATTCACTTTTCTTGAAATCCCTTCCTCCGACCATAGCTGTGACGGCACCGGTCTTCGCATCCATACAGAGAAATGCTCCCTGAACAACGCCTTTTTCATATCCCTCCCTGGCTTCTAATTCCTGAAGGCCCCTCTCAACAGCATCCCGTGCCGCCTTTTGCATATCTATGTTAAGGGTCGTATAGATCTCGAGACCTTCTTTATACAGTACGTCACTACCGTATTTTTCCAGGATGTACTTTCGAACGTTTTCGACAAAATAGGGGGCAATTTTTTCCTTTGGTCTGGTGGATTTGAGTTTGATATGTATTGCGAGTGCCCGCGATTTTTCTTCCTGGGTGATGTATTCATCCTCGACCATCCTGTCCAGTACATAGGTCTGTCTCTGGCGTGCCTTGTCGAAGTTGATGAAAGGGGAATAGCTGCTGGGCGCCTTGGGAAGTCCGGCCAGGAGTGCGGCTTCGGGCAGGGTCAGATACTTGGCGCTTTTCCCAAAATACCCCTGTGATGCCGCCTCAATTCCGTACGTTCCATGCCCTAAGTAGATGTGATTCAGATAGAGGCTCATGATTTCATCTTTTGTTAGATACTTGTCGATCTTATAGGCGAGCACAGCCTCCTTGATTTTTCTCATGTACTTTCTCTCCGAAGAGAGATAGAGGGATTTGGCCACCTGTTGAGTTATAGTACTTCCCCCCTGAACAATGCGTCCTGCCTCGATATTTTTATAAAAAGCCCTCGTTATACTCTGCAGGTCAAAGCCCTTGTGCTGATAAAATCTCGCATCTTCCGCAGCCACAAAGGCCTGAATAACTACCTTGGGAACATCTGCAAGCTTAATGACCTTTCTGTCTTCCAGAAAAAACTCATCGATGAGTTCATTGTTGTCCGCATACACCCGTGTGGCGATGCTCGGACGGTAGTCCTTTAAGGCCGCAATGCTCGGCAATTCTTTGAGAAGGATATAATAAAGGATACTGCTACCGATAACTGCGAGAATGAGGCAACACAGGATGGTCACCAATACTATTGTCCCGAGGCCGGAGTGTTTGAAATGTTTTTTTGTATTCTTATGGGTCATGTTTCTTCTTGATTGTCTTTCTCATCGTCGGCTTTGGGGCGTTTTTTTTCGGCGAATTTTGCCACAAATATACCAATTTCGTAAAGTCCCATCAAGGGTATAGCCATGATGATCTGGGTGAGTGCATCAGGGGAAGGTGTCAGTATGGCAGCGGCAACAAATATTACCAGGATGGCGTATCGCCTCTGTTTCGCGAGCATTTTTGAACTTACCACTCCGATCTTTACCATGAAGAAGATAATGACAGGGAGTTCAAAGGACAGACCAAACGCAAGCAGGAGTTTCAGGGAAAAGGAGAGATATTCCCTCAAAGAAATCATTGGTTTGAGAAAGTCAGATGAAAATTCCACAAAAAAACTGAATGCCGGGGGAAGGGCAAGAAAATATCCGAAGAGGACGCCGCCGACAAACAACAGGGTTGAAGTGATTACAAAGGGGACTACATATTTCTTTTCCGCCTTATAGAGGCCGGGTGATATGAACTTCCATAGCTGATACAGGGAGTAGGGGCATGTCAGAAAAAGCGATGCAAAGAAAGAGATTTTCATGTAGTTGAAAAATGCCTCCGGCAGGCTGGTATATATCATGTGACTGTTCTTAGGCAGGACCTGAACCAGGGGCATTGTGATGATCTGGAATAACCAGTCCCTATAAAACCAGCAAACGCCGACACCAATACCGACTACAATGAGTATACGGATAAGCCTGGTTCTCAATTCCCCCAGATGATTGGTAAAGGGCATTTTTTCTTCTACAGGGTCTTCCATAGATTAAATATTACGCGTCTCCATTAAGAAATTGATTCTTACGTTGAGTTGTCAAGACTGAGTTTTATTCGTGGAGTCTTTGGGGGATTGTTCTCTCTTTTCGCCGTCGGCGGGTGGAGATTGCTTATGCTCCTCCTGGTCGTCTTTTTTGCCAAAGAGGAGTGAGTTTTTAAAGTCATCAACTTCTTTTTTGATATCATCCGGCTTCAGTGTTTCTTTGACATTTTCTGTAACTTCTTCGGCCGCCTTTTTGAATTCGGTGAGGCCTTTACCCAAGGACTTAGCAAGGTCCGGTAATTTTTTTGGGCCCACGACGAGCAACGCGATAATGGCTATTATGATGAGTTCGGGCAAACCGATTCCGAACATGATTTCAACCTCTTCTTCAGTAAATTGAATGAGAATATATATATGGATTTCTCTATTTGTCAACGTTTTTCGCAGGCGCGTATTGTCGCTGAAAATTTTTGCGTTCTCAGCACTTTTGTGTTAGAAAACTACGATTGTTCAAAAAGAAACCCTATTAGGGAAGGTGGCCGATGTCGCGAAAAACGGGTATTGTTAAGGATGAAAGGTACTTAAGGCATGACGCCGGATTTGGTCATCCGGAATCACCGCAGAGGCTTGGAGCGACGTATGCTATGCTCGATGCTCCCGATATGGCGGGAAAATTTG from Deltaproteobacteria bacterium carries:
- the ilvD gene encoding dihydroxy-acid dehydratase, with protein sequence MRSDLMKKGLERAPHRSLFKAMGYTDEEIARPLIGVVNSANEIIPGHIHLDIITEDVKSGIRMAGGTPVEFPVIGVCDGIAMGHTGMKYSLASRELIADSIEVMAIAHPFDGLVMVTNCDKIIPGMLMAALRLNIPTIFISGGPMLAGTLDGKTVDLISVFEGVGKVKSGRMKQKELKSLEDCACPGCGSCSGMYTANSMNCVTEALGLGLPGNGTIPAVNAARRRLAKQAGMKVMELFKKDIRPRKIATLSAFKNAIAVDMALGCSTNTVLHIPAIAHEAGIKLELDLFNEISKKTPNLCKLSPAGQHHLEDLDMAGGIQAVMKDINKLGVIDLKAMTVTGKTVGDNLKDAGVLNREVIRPLDKPYSKEGGIAILRGNLAPDGAVVKQSAVAENMLVNEGKARVFDSEDDAIAAILGGKIKPGDIVVIRYEGPKGGPGMREMLAPTSAIAGMGLDTTVSLLTDGRFSGGTRGAAIGHISPEAAEGGPIGLVKEGDIIAIDIPKKTITLKVSPAELKKRQEKFKPKPSAIQSGYLARYAKLVTSASTGAIFKD
- the ilvN gene encoding acetolactate synthase small subunit, which encodes MFRKVREQEQTISILVNNQPGVLSRVGGVFGRHGYNIKSLCVAETTNPEVSRITLTSESDPDFTEKIKKQLEKLVDVIAVSDLSGQAYIQRELMLIGVTVKEGMHSELLRAIEMFGCKIVTMAPDYFILEITGLQDETAAVLKYFQSFGVEEINRTGSIVVHRNRPQGKI
- the ilvN gene encoding acetolactate synthase small subunit; protein product: MQVKENTISILVNNKPDVLARIAGTFSGRGFNIESISANITRNPELTKIIITTIGNRETVIKLEKQLTKLVDVLEVKDLTDIGSACRELILIRMKMTEANKDEIMQNVDIYRWKVVHTASDYCILEVTGDKDEIENALSVLEPMGIEDFTRTGTVAVER
- the ilvC gene encoding ketol-acid reductoisomerase, with the protein product MPKINIGGVMEEVITSEEFTLEKARQVLKNEIVTVIGYGVQGRGQALNMKDNGIRCIVGEGEYNWQKAIDEGFIPGETLFPPMEAAKRGTIIQYLMSDAGQKEMWPDLKPHLTKGKALYFSHGFSVVYKNQTSVIPPADIDVILVAPKGAGRTVRDNFLAGSGINSSYAVFQDYTGKALERTLAVGIAIGSGYLFPTTFEKEVYSDLTGERGVLMGCLAGVLEAQYNVLRKHGHSPSEAFNETVEELTQSLMPLVAQNGMDWMYANCSTTAQRGALDWKNRFRDAVAPVFDTLYESVASGKETAIVLDVNSAPDYREKLQKELDTMKNSEMWQAGALVRSLRPERRKK
- the ilvB gene encoding biosynthetic-type acetolactate synthase large subunit: MKVTGAQVLFNALEKENVDTIFGFPGGAVLDIFDELYRRNIKNILVRHEQGAIHAADGYARASGKVGVCLVTSGPGATNTVTGIANAYLDSIPVVVLTGQVATSLIGGDAFQEVDITGITRPCTKHNFLVRRIEDLGRTVREAFHIARSGRPGPVLIDIPKDITRTLIEENDISWNLSLPNNGKKTSIDAECAKALDMIRKAEKPLIISGGGVMLGRAWDELRTFVQTLNIPITSTLMGLGGFPASAPQWLGMPGMHGTYYANMAISHCDLLIAIGMRFDDRVTSKLDAFAPHAKVLHIDIDPASIDKLVKTHHSIASDCKPVLQLLNTWIADDRFAIPEAQTKAWLDQIGKWKKHAPMTYCQADKIKPQYVVDTLYRLTEGKAIITTEVGQNQMWAAQFYHFDYPNSFISSGGLGTMGFGFPAAIGAQVACPDRVVVDIAGDGSIQMNIQELATAVNYDLPVKIVILNNGFLGLVRQWQELFYGKRYSHSNIRNVPDFVKLAEAYDAVGLRATRPEEVEPILKQGLNTNRTVVMDFHVEPEEGVYPMVSPGAALTDMVLSK